Proteins from one Sarcophilus harrisii chromosome 2, mSarHar1.11, whole genome shotgun sequence genomic window:
- the LOC100920855 gene encoding eukaryotic translation initiation factor 1: MSAIQNLHSFDPFADASKGDDLLPAGTEDYIHIRIQQRNGRKTLTTVQGIAEDYDKKKLVKAFKKKFACNGTVIEHPEYGEVIQLQGDQRKNICQFLIEIGLAKDDQLKVHGF; encoded by the coding sequence ATGTCCGCTATCCAGAACCTCCACTCTTTCGACCCCTTTGCTGATGCAAGTAAGGGTGATGACCTGCTTCCTGCTGGGACTGAGGATTATATCCATATAAGAATTCAACAGAGAAACGGCAGGAAGACCCTCACTACTGTCCAGGGGATTGCTGAGGATTATGATAAAAAGAAACTAGTGAAGGCATTCAAGAAAAAATTTGCCTGCAATGGTACTGTAATTGAGCATCCAGAATATGGAGAAGTAATTCAACTACAGGGTGACCAGCGTAAGAACATATGCCAGTTCCTCATAGAGATTGGACTGGCTAAGGACGACCAGCTGAAGGTTCATGGGTTTTAA